The proteins below are encoded in one region of Dasypus novemcinctus isolate mDasNov1 chromosome 13, mDasNov1.1.hap2, whole genome shotgun sequence:
- the LOC101413012 gene encoding olfactory receptor 10K2-like: MYFLKEWTNNTLVREFVFLGFSALAGLQQLLFAVFLLFYLLTLGTDVIIISTIVLDRALHTPMYFFLAVLSSSETCYTFVIVPKMLVDLLSLKKTISFLGCAIQMFTFLFLGCSHSFLLAAMGYDRYVAICNPLRYTVLMGHGVCVGLVAAACACGFSVAQVITFLVFHLPFHSSNQLHHFFCDISPVLKVASHHNHLNQIVIFMLCTLVLVIPLLFILVSYIHIIFAILRFPSTLGTQAATVSRLLSFSCFCKSQSFIIVMSQFLIEIMFELADSDDVCHTPKG; the protein is encoded by the exons ATGTACTTTCTAAAGGAGTGGACCAATAATACCCTAGTGAGGGAGTTTGTCTTCCTCGGCTTCTCCGCTCTGGCTGGACTGCAGCAGCTGCTCTTTGCTGTCTTCCTGCTCTTCTACCTGTTAACTCTGGGCACAGATGTCATCATCATTTCCACCATCGTGCTGGACAGGGCtcttcacacccccatgtacttcttccttgcTGTTCTCTCCAGCTCTGAGACCTGTTATACCTTTGTTATTGTACCCAAGATGCTGGTTGACCTGTTGTCCCTGAAAAAGACCATCTCCTTCCTGGGCTGTGCCATCCAGATGTTTACATTCCTCTTCCTTGGCTGCTCTCACTCCTTCCTGCTGGCAGCCATGGGCTATGATCGCTACGTGGCCATCTGTAACCCACTACGCTACACAGTGCTCATGGGACATGGAGTGTGCGTGGGACTAGTGGCTGCTGCCTGTGCCTGTGGCTTTTCTGTTGCTCAGGTCATCACATTCCTGGTATTTCACCTGCCCTTCCACTCCTCCAACCAGCTCCATCACTTCTTCTGCGACATTTCCCCTGTCCTCAAGGTGGCCTCACACCATAATCACTTGAATCAGATTGTCATCTTCATGCTCTGTACATTAGTTCTGGTTATCCCCCTGTTGTTCATCTTGGTGTCCTACATACACATCATTTTTGCCATACTCCGATTTCCTTCTACATTGG GGACCCAGGCAGCAACTGTCTCTAGATTGCTCTCTTTCAGTTGTTTTTGTAAATCTCAATCTTTCATTATAGTCATGTCACAATTTTTAATTGAGATAATGTTT
- the LOC101411256 gene encoding olfactory receptor 10T2-like: MKIENQSMITEFTLIGFSNLGHLQILLFFIFFLVYLTTLMANATIMTVIRLDRALHTPMYFFLFVLSCSETCYTLAIVPKMLTNLLSTNPTISFSGCATQLYFFVGLACTNCFLIAVMGYDRYVAICNPLNYMLIISQATCMQLVLASSFCGFLISVVVNVLVFSVPFCASNRINHFFCDIFPVIKLGCTDTNLKEMVIFFLSILVLLVPFVLIFISYIFIVSTILKISSVEGQRKTFATTCASHLTVVIVHYGCASFIYLRPTSLYSSDKDRLVAVTYTVITPLLNPLVYTLRNKEVKTALRKVLSRYSLSKTV, translated from the coding sequence ATGAAGATAGAGAACCAGAGCATGATCACTGAGTTCACCCTTATAGGCTTCTCAAACCTGGGGCATCTGCAGATCCTTCTCTTCTTTATCTTCTTCCTAGTCTACCTGACCACTCTGATGGCCAATGCCACCATCATGACTGTTATCCGCCTGGACCGGGCTTtgcacacccccatgtactttttcctctttGTCCTCTCCTGTTCTGAAACCTGCTACACCTTGGccattgtccccaaaatgctaACTAATCTACTTTCCACAAATCCAACTATTTCTTTCTCTGGGTGTGCTACACAGCTCTATTTCTTTGTGGGCTTAGCTTGTACCAATTGTTTTCTCATTGCTGTGATGGGTTATGATCGCTATGTTGCCATCTGTAACCCTCTCAACTACATGCTCATTATCAGCCAAGCCACCTGCATGCAGTTGGTTCTAGCCTCCAGTTTTTGTGGTTTCCTGATCTCTGTGGTTGTCAACGTCCTGGTGTTCAGTGTGCCCTTCTGTGCCTCTAATCGAATCAACCACTTTTTCTGTGATATTTTCCCTGTCATCAAACTAGGTTGTACAGACACCAACCTGAAGGAGATGGTCATCTTCTTCCTCAGCATTCTGGTATTGCTGGTTCCCTTTGTGTTGATCTTCATCTCCTACATCTTCATTGTTTCCACCATCCTCAAGATTTCCTCAGTGGAGGGACAGCGAAAGACCTTTGCTACTACCTGTGCCTCCCACCTCACAGTGGTCATTGTCCACTATGGCTGTGCTTCCTTTATCTACTTGAGACCCACATCCTTGTACTCCTCAGACAAAGACAGGTTGGTAGCAGTGACCTATACTGTGATCACCCCACTACTCAACCCTCTTGTCTATACACTGAGAAATAAAGAAGTGAAGACAGCTCTGAGGAAGGTTCTGAGTAGATACTCACTTTCCAAGACTGTATGA